One window of the Streptomyces asoensis genome contains the following:
- the egtC gene encoding ergothioneine biosynthesis protein EgtC, producing the protein MCRHLAYLGHGEPLGRLLLEPPHSLYRQSWAPRRQRHGTVNADGFGVGWYAEGDPVPARYRRAGPIWSDLSFADLARVVRSRALLAAVRDATLAGADAEAAAAPYAAGTWLFSHNGAVAGWPRSLESLTGSLPAADLLSMEARNDSAFVWALILARLRAGDTGSQALADTVLEVAAAAPGSRLNLLLTDGESITATAWGDTLWYLAEPGRGTVVASEPYDDDPRWQEVPDRTLLAASRADVLLTPLKEPSTDTASAPTEETGT; encoded by the coding sequence ATGTGCCGTCACCTCGCGTATCTGGGGCACGGGGAGCCGCTCGGGCGGCTCCTCCTGGAGCCCCCGCACAGTCTGTACCGGCAATCGTGGGCGCCCCGGCGGCAGCGGCACGGGACGGTCAACGCCGATGGTTTCGGGGTCGGTTGGTACGCCGAAGGGGACCCGGTGCCGGCCCGCTACCGCCGGGCCGGCCCCATCTGGTCGGACCTGTCCTTCGCCGACCTGGCCCGGGTCGTACGCAGCCGGGCGCTGCTGGCCGCCGTACGGGACGCGACGCTGGCGGGTGCCGACGCGGAGGCCGCGGCGGCGCCGTACGCGGCCGGGACCTGGCTGTTCAGCCACAACGGGGCGGTCGCGGGCTGGCCGCGCTCACTGGAGTCGCTGACCGGTTCGCTGCCCGCCGCGGACCTGCTGTCGATGGAGGCGCGCAACGACTCCGCGTTCGTCTGGGCGCTGATCCTCGCCCGGCTGCGCGCCGGCGACACGGGGAGCCAGGCACTGGCGGACACCGTGCTCGAGGTCGCCGCGGCGGCTCCCGGCTCGCGCCTCAACCTGCTTCTCACCGACGGGGAGTCCATCACCGCCACCGCCTGGGGCGACACCCTCTGGTATCTGGCGGAGCCCGGCCGGGGCACGGTCGTGGCCTCCGAACCGTACGACGACGATCCGCGCTGGCAGGAGGTCCCCGACCGCACCCTGCTCGCGGCGAGCCGCGCCGACGTCCTGCTCACCCCGCTCAAGGAACCGAGCACCGACACGGCATCCGCACCAACCGAGGAGACCGGCACGTGA
- the egtB gene encoding ergothioneine biosynthesis protein EgtB, which yields MTDPALDTGQALNAVPDLDDGPGPDADTLRARVLASLTTARERTTLLTSCVEEPDLTAQHSPLMSPLVWDLAHIGNQEELWLLRTVAGREAMHPEIDGLYDAFEHSRAERPSLPLLPPGEARRYAAEVRGRVMDVLESADFGGTRLTEAGFAFGMIAQHEQQHDETMLITHQLRTGPQALTAPDPDPVPLFTGPAEVLVPGGPFTMGTSGEPWALDNERPAHRREVAPFHIDTTPVTNGAYEAFIEDGGYDDERWWTKEGWSHIRRNGVHAPLFWHRDGGQWLRRRFGVTEVVPPDEPVLHVCWYEADAYARWAGRRLPTEAEWEKAARFDPATGGSMRYPWGDADPAPEHANLGQRHLRPAPAGSYPAGESPLGVRQLIGDVWEWTSSDFLPYPGFRMFPYKEYSEVFFGPEYKVLRGGSFAVDPVACRGTFRNWDYPIRRQIFSGFRTARSGAV from the coding sequence ATGACCGACCCCGCCCTGGACACCGGGCAGGCGCTGAACGCCGTTCCCGACCTGGACGACGGCCCCGGCCCGGACGCCGACACCCTCCGCGCCCGGGTGCTCGCCTCCCTCACCACGGCCCGGGAGCGCACCACGCTCCTGACGAGCTGTGTCGAGGAGCCCGACCTCACCGCCCAGCACTCCCCGCTGATGTCCCCCCTGGTGTGGGACCTCGCACACATCGGGAACCAGGAGGAGTTGTGGCTGCTGCGCACGGTGGCCGGCCGTGAGGCGATGCACCCCGAGATCGACGGCCTGTACGACGCCTTCGAGCACTCGCGCGCCGAACGGCCCTCCCTGCCGCTGCTGCCGCCCGGCGAGGCCCGCCGCTACGCGGCGGAGGTGCGCGGCCGGGTGATGGACGTGCTGGAGTCCGCCGACTTCGGCGGCACCCGGCTGACGGAGGCCGGTTTCGCCTTCGGGATGATCGCGCAACACGAACAGCAGCACGACGAGACCATGCTGATCACCCATCAGCTCCGTACCGGCCCCCAGGCACTCACCGCGCCCGACCCGGATCCGGTGCCGCTGTTCACCGGCCCGGCCGAGGTCCTCGTGCCCGGCGGCCCGTTCACCATGGGCACCTCCGGTGAGCCCTGGGCGCTGGACAACGAACGGCCGGCGCACCGGCGCGAGGTGGCCCCCTTCCACATCGACACCACCCCGGTGACGAACGGCGCGTACGAGGCGTTCATCGAGGACGGCGGCTACGACGACGAGCGCTGGTGGACGAAGGAGGGCTGGTCGCACATTCGCCGCAACGGCGTCCACGCGCCGCTGTTCTGGCACCGGGACGGCGGGCAGTGGCTGCGCCGCCGCTTCGGAGTCACCGAGGTCGTACCGCCCGACGAGCCGGTGCTGCACGTGTGCTGGTACGAGGCCGACGCCTACGCCCGCTGGGCCGGACGCCGGCTGCCCACCGAGGCGGAGTGGGAGAAGGCGGCCCGCTTCGACCCGGCGACCGGGGGCTCGATGCGCTACCCGTGGGGCGACGCCGACCCCGCCCCCGAACATGCCAACCTGGGCCAGCGCCACCTGCGGCCGGCCCCGGCGGGCAGCTACCCGGCGGGGGAATCCCCGCTCGGGGTACGGCAGTTGATCGGTGACGTGTGGGAGTGGACGTCCAGCGACTTCCTTCCCTACCCCGGTTTCCGCATGTTCCCGTACAAGGAGTACTCGGAGGTGTTCTTCGGCCCCGAGTACAAGGTGCTGCGCGGCGGCTCCTTCGCGGTGGACCCGGTGGCCTGCCGGGGCACGTTCCGCAACTGGGACTACCCGATCCGGCGGCAGATCTTCTCCGGGTTCCGCACGGCCCGCTCAGGGGCCGTCTGA
- the egtA gene encoding ergothioneine biosynthesis glutamate--cysteine ligase EgtA encodes MSDSVSDCTDETPSRGALTEAEVEALVRGICFKTGPPRTVGVEVEWLVHELREPRLPVTPERLEAAYAALRTLPLSSPLTVEPGGQLELSSPPAASLMECVGTVSADLTAVRAVLAEQGLVLSGNGTDPWRTPRRFLHEPRYDAMEACLDRTGPAGRAMMCTSASVQVCLDAGYEEPGPLGHGRRWWLSHTLGAVLVAAFANSPLLGGAPTGWRSTRQLLWTEIGAGRAGGPALDGDPRAAWARHVLDAPVMCVRRDSGPWEVPDRLTFRQWTRTGAPTREDLDYHLTTLFPPVRPRGHLELRMIDAQPGDDGWIVPLAVTTALFDDPEAAESVYRAVKPLAERAQPLPAPHNPLWIDAARYGLTDPELHEVAVACFTTALRALPRLGATEAVTDAVSDYLERYVLKGRTPADDLLDRLRGTDTRAYGKDLRT; translated from the coding sequence ATGTCCGACTCAGTCAGTGACTGTACCGACGAGACCCCGTCCCGCGGCGCCCTCACCGAAGCCGAGGTGGAGGCCCTGGTCAGGGGCATCTGTTTCAAGACCGGACCACCTCGCACCGTCGGGGTCGAGGTGGAATGGCTCGTCCACGAGCTGCGCGAGCCGCGGCTCCCCGTCACACCCGAACGACTCGAAGCGGCCTACGCCGCACTGCGCACCCTGCCCCTGAGCTCACCGCTCACCGTCGAACCCGGCGGCCAGCTGGAACTGAGCTCGCCGCCCGCCGCCTCCCTGATGGAGTGCGTGGGCACCGTCTCCGCCGATCTGACCGCCGTCCGCGCGGTCCTGGCCGAGCAGGGTCTCGTACTCTCCGGCAACGGCACGGACCCCTGGCGCACACCCCGCAGGTTCCTCCACGAGCCCCGTTACGACGCCATGGAGGCGTGCCTCGACCGCACGGGCCCGGCCGGCCGCGCCATGATGTGCACCTCGGCCTCCGTGCAGGTCTGCCTGGACGCCGGGTACGAGGAGCCCGGCCCCCTGGGGCACGGGCGGCGCTGGTGGCTGTCGCACACGCTCGGCGCCGTCCTGGTGGCGGCCTTCGCCAACTCCCCGCTGCTCGGCGGCGCCCCCACCGGCTGGCGTTCCACCCGGCAGCTGCTGTGGACGGAGATCGGCGCCGGCCGCGCGGGCGGACCCGCCCTGGACGGCGATCCGCGCGCGGCCTGGGCCCGGCATGTGCTGGACGCGCCGGTGATGTGCGTACGGCGCGACAGCGGGCCGTGGGAGGTGCCCGACCGGCTCACCTTCCGGCAGTGGACCCGGACGGGAGCACCGACCCGGGAGGATCTCGACTACCACCTCACCACGCTGTTCCCGCCGGTCAGACCACGCGGGCACCTGGAGCTGCGCATGATCGACGCGCAGCCCGGCGACGACGGCTGGATCGTGCCGCTCGCCGTGACGACGGCGCTGTTCGACGATCCGGAGGCCGCCGAGAGCGTCTATCGCGCGGTGAAGCCGCTGGCCGAGCGGGCCCAGCCGCTGCCGGCCCCGCACAATCCGCTGTGGATCGACGCGGCCCGGTACGGACTGACCGACCCGGAGCTGCACGAGGTCGCCGTCGCCTGCTTCACCACGGCTCTGCGGGCCCTGCCCCGCCTCGGCGCCACCGAGGCGGTGACGGACGCCGTGTCGGACTACCTGGAGCGGTACGTCCTCAAGGGCCGTACCCCCGCCGACGACCTGCTCGACCGCCTGCGCGGCACGGACACCCGCGCGTACGGGAAGGACCTCCGCACATGA
- a CDS encoding TIGR02452 family protein, giving the protein MSARLRGIARETEEIVAAGRYRASDGREVSLSAAIETARVGTRMAGPGPVEVPEGPAVNSPAHAFGDTLVEVTGESSLEAARRLADAGPVAVLNFASARNPGGGYLNGAQAQEEALCRASALYTCLLEAREFYDHHRAHRDPFYTDRVIHSPAVPVFRDDRGRLLDEPYGVGFLTAAAPNAGVVLRTAPERASELPGALAVRAGRVLETAAAHGYRRLVLGAWGCGVFRNDPAQVAGAFRALLGPGGRFERTFDHVAFGVLDRTPGSVVLGAFERVFDRKGPQVQP; this is encoded by the coding sequence ATGAGCGCGCGGCTGCGCGGCATCGCGCGGGAGACGGAGGAGATCGTCGCGGCGGGGCGCTACCGCGCGTCCGACGGGCGCGAGGTGTCCCTCTCCGCGGCGATCGAGACCGCCCGGGTGGGGACGCGGATGGCGGGACCGGGTCCGGTCGAGGTGCCGGAGGGGCCGGCCGTGAACTCTCCGGCGCACGCCTTCGGTGACACGCTCGTCGAGGTCACCGGCGAGAGCAGCCTGGAGGCGGCCCGCCGGCTCGCCGACGCCGGCCCGGTCGCCGTGCTGAACTTCGCCTCCGCCCGCAATCCCGGCGGCGGCTACCTCAACGGGGCCCAGGCGCAGGAGGAGGCCCTGTGCCGGGCCTCCGCGCTGTACACGTGTCTGCTCGAGGCCCGCGAGTTCTACGACCACCACCGCGCCCACCGCGACCCGTTCTACACGGACCGCGTCATCCACTCACCGGCCGTGCCCGTCTTCCGCGACGACCGGGGCCGTCTGCTCGACGAGCCCTACGGCGTCGGCTTTCTGACGGCCGCCGCCCCGAACGCGGGCGTGGTGCTGCGGACGGCCCCGGAGCGCGCGTCCGAGTTGCCGGGTGCGTTGGCCGTCCGGGCCGGGCGGGTCCTGGAGACCGCCGCCGCGCACGGCTACCGGCGCCTGGTGCTGGGCGCGTGGGGCTGCGGGGTGTTCCGCAACGACCCCGCGCAGGTGGCGGGGGCGTTCCGGGCGCTGCTCGGCCCCGGCGGGCGGTTCGAGCGTACGTTCGATCATGTGGCGTTCGGGGTGCTGGACCGGACGCCGGGAAGCGTGGTGCTGGGCGCTTTCGAGAGGGTGTTCGACCGGAAGGGCCCTCAGGTCCAGCCGTAG
- a CDS encoding type II toxin-antitoxin system PemK/MazF family toxin — MTAFTDEDVPGRSGPSATTEADPREVGRVRTEYSPAHDGDPDPGEIVWTWVPFEENDGRGKDRPVLVVAREAGGTFLAVQLSSKRHDGDREWVPIGGGPWDRSGRDSWVDVDRVLRLHEDGMRREACALDRMRFNLVRHRLHERYGWT; from the coding sequence GTGACCGCGTTTACCGATGAAGACGTCCCGGGCCGCTCCGGCCCCTCCGCCACCACCGAGGCCGACCCCCGCGAGGTCGGCCGGGTGCGCACCGAGTACTCCCCCGCCCACGACGGCGACCCGGACCCCGGCGAGATCGTCTGGACCTGGGTGCCCTTCGAGGAGAACGACGGCCGGGGCAAGGACCGCCCGGTGCTCGTCGTCGCCCGGGAGGCGGGCGGGACCTTCCTCGCCGTACAGCTGTCGAGCAAGCGGCACGACGGCGACCGCGAGTGGGTGCCGATCGGCGGCGGGCCCTGGGACCGGTCCGGGCGGGACTCCTGGGTGGACGTCGACCGCGTTCTGCGGCTGCACGAGGACGGCATGCGCCGTGAGGCCTGCGCGCTGGACCGGATGCGGTTCAACCTGGTCCGGCACCGCCTGCACGAGCGCTACGGCTGGACCTGA
- a CDS encoding flotillin family protein, with amino-acid sequence MPMEVGLIVGAAIGAVLVLIGAFKLMWRVAEPNEALIISGSKHKLEGLEEGMGFRIVTGRGTLVTPGMQAVRKLSLDLNQTELHVDCVTHQGIPLKVRGVVIFKVGDDFVSIANAARRFLDQQKLMAERVHTVFAGHLRAIVGGLTVEDMIRDREKLTGQARAACGTEMEKLGLIVDSLQIHEIEDPTGYIKNLSAPHLAAVRRDARIAQAEADRLATEAEQLAFGRMAEATRDSEILKAGYQAEQDKANAKARQAGPLADAAARQEVVVQETRVAELEAQRREQQLQADVRKPADAKAYEKRTLAEAERDARISAAEAKATETRSTGEAEAAATQAKGLAKAEANRAQGLAEADAIKARAAALAENQEAVVAQQLAEKWPEIVQAGASAFGNVDNMVVLNGADGVADMLAKALTMGGTGLGLARQLLSSMNQNGQAVNGTSSLNGTANPASQRVPVEEK; translated from the coding sequence ATGCCCATGGAAGTCGGTCTCATCGTCGGGGCGGCAATCGGCGCCGTCCTCGTCCTGATCGGTGCGTTCAAGTTGATGTGGCGGGTCGCGGAGCCCAACGAGGCGCTCATCATCTCTGGTTCGAAGCACAAGCTGGAGGGGCTCGAGGAGGGAATGGGCTTCCGGATCGTCACCGGGCGCGGCACGCTCGTGACGCCCGGCATGCAGGCCGTGCGCAAGCTCTCGCTCGACCTGAACCAGACGGAACTGCACGTGGACTGCGTCACCCACCAGGGCATTCCGCTGAAGGTGCGGGGCGTGGTCATCTTCAAGGTGGGCGACGACTTCGTGTCGATCGCCAACGCGGCCCGCCGCTTCCTCGACCAGCAGAAGCTGATGGCCGAGCGCGTCCACACCGTGTTCGCCGGTCATCTGCGGGCCATCGTCGGCGGCTTGACGGTCGAGGACATGATCCGCGACCGGGAGAAGCTGACCGGGCAGGCCCGTGCCGCGTGCGGCACGGAGATGGAGAAACTGGGCCTGATCGTGGACTCGCTCCAGATCCACGAGATCGAGGACCCGACCGGGTACATCAAGAACCTGTCCGCCCCGCATCTGGCGGCCGTGCGGCGGGACGCGCGCATCGCGCAGGCGGAGGCCGACCGGCTCGCCACCGAGGCCGAGCAGCTGGCGTTCGGGCGGATGGCCGAGGCCACCCGGGACAGCGAGATCCTCAAGGCCGGGTACCAGGCCGAACAGGACAAGGCCAACGCCAAGGCCCGCCAGGCCGGACCGCTCGCCGACGCCGCGGCCCGCCAGGAGGTCGTGGTCCAGGAGACCCGGGTCGCCGAACTGGAGGCGCAGCGGCGCGAGCAGCAGCTCCAGGCCGATGTCCGCAAGCCGGCCGACGCCAAGGCGTACGAGAAGCGGACGCTGGCCGAGGCCGAGCGCGACGCCCGGATCTCGGCGGCCGAGGCCAAGGCGACGGAGACCCGGTCCACCGGTGAGGCGGAGGCCGCCGCCACGCAGGCGAAGGGCCTGGCGAAGGCCGAGGCGAACCGGGCCCAGGGCCTCGCCGAGGCCGACGCGATCAAGGCCCGCGCCGCCGCCCTCGCCGAGAACCAGGAGGCCGTCGTCGCACAGCAACTCGCGGAGAAGTGGCCGGAGATCGTCCAGGCGGGCGCGTCCGCCTTCGGCAACGTCGACAACATGGTGGTGCTCAACGGCGCCGACGGCGTGGCCGACATGTTGGCCAAGGCGCTCACCATGGGCGGGACGGGGCTGGGGCTGGCCCGTCAGCTGCTCTCCTCGATGAACCAGAACGGGCAGGCGGTGAACGGGACTTCCTCCCTCAACGGGACGGCGAACCCGGCGTCGCAGCGTGTGCCGGTCGAGGAGAAGTGA
- a CDS encoding amidase, with translation MTPDRAAGLTATARALAEGEVSSRTLVERTLARIDASQSTLNAFRIIRAEAALAEADAADRELAAGGRRPLLGVPVAVKDDMDVAGEPTAFGCQGVHPTVTEDGEAVRRLRAAGAVIVGKTNTCELGQWPFTEGPAFGATRNPWSTEHTPGGSSGGSAAAVAAGLVPAALGSDGAGSVRIPASWTHLVGIKPQRGRVSTWPRGESFHGITVNGTLARTVADAALLLDAASGNHAHDPHRPPAVDASAAVGRDPGRLRIALSLKPPFTAVPARLRPEVRARVLEVAETLAGLGHTVEEADPPYGQIGLTFVPRATAGIAERVAEAPFPALLDRRTRGAARLGRLLGGVPLRAARRAEAVLHRRIGGFFDKYDVILAPTTAAPPPRIGAMLHLSGFATDRAMIAACPYAWPWNVLGWPGVNVPAGFAPGGLPVGAQLLGPANSEPLLISLAAQLEAQRRWHEMWPPEPVTVESPAVEGRSAPTL, from the coding sequence ATGACGCCCGACCGTGCCGCAGGCCTGACGGCCACCGCCCGCGCGCTGGCCGAGGGCGAGGTGTCCTCCCGCACGCTCGTCGAGCGGACCCTCGCCCGGATCGACGCGAGCCAGAGCACCCTCAACGCCTTCCGGATCATCCGGGCCGAGGCAGCGCTCGCCGAAGCCGACGCGGCCGACCGGGAGTTGGCGGCCGGGGGCCGGCGGCCGCTGCTCGGAGTCCCCGTCGCCGTCAAGGACGACATGGACGTGGCGGGCGAGCCGACCGCCTTCGGCTGTCAGGGCGTGCACCCCACGGTCACCGAGGACGGCGAGGCGGTACGGCGGCTGCGCGCCGCCGGGGCCGTGATCGTCGGCAAGACCAACACCTGCGAGCTGGGACAGTGGCCGTTCACCGAGGGCCCGGCCTTCGGTGCGACCCGCAACCCGTGGAGCACCGAGCACACCCCGGGCGGCTCCTCCGGCGGTTCGGCGGCCGCGGTCGCGGCGGGTCTGGTGCCGGCCGCGCTCGGCTCGGACGGGGCCGGCTCGGTCCGCATCCCCGCCTCCTGGACGCATCTGGTCGGCATCAAGCCGCAGCGCGGCCGGGTCTCGACCTGGCCGCGCGGCGAGTCCTTCCACGGCATCACCGTCAACGGCACGCTGGCCCGTACGGTCGCGGACGCGGCGCTGCTGCTCGACGCGGCGAGCGGCAACCACGCGCACGACCCGCACCGGCCGCCCGCCGTCGACGCCTCGGCGGCGGTGGGCCGTGACCCCGGCCGGCTGCGGATCGCGCTGTCGCTGAAGCCCCCGTTCACCGCCGTACCCGCCCGGCTGCGCCCCGAGGTGCGCGCCCGCGTCCTCGAAGTCGCCGAGACGCTGGCGGGCCTCGGGCACACCGTCGAGGAGGCCGACCCGCCGTACGGACAGATCGGCCTCACCTTCGTGCCCCGGGCGACCGCGGGCATCGCCGAGCGGGTCGCCGAGGCCCCTTTCCCCGCGCTTCTCGACCGGCGCACCCGGGGCGCCGCCCGGCTGGGCCGGCTGCTGGGCGGGGTCCCGCTGCGGGCCGCCCGGCGCGCGGAGGCCGTCCTGCACCGCCGTATCGGGGGTTTCTTCGACAAGTACGACGTGATCCTCGCGCCGACGACGGCCGCTCCCCCGCCCCGCATCGGGGCCATGCTGCACCTGAGCGGATTCGCCACCGACCGCGCGATGATCGCCGCCTGCCCCTACGCCTGGCCGTGGAACGTGCTGGGCTGGCCCGGCGTCAACGTCCCCGCGGGCTTCGCGCCCGGCGGGCTGCCGGTCGGGGCGCAGCTGCTCGGCCCGGCGAACAGCGAGCCGCTGCTGATCTCGCTCGCCGCGCAGCTGGAGGCGCAACGGCGCTGGCACGAGATGTGGCCGCCGGAGCCGGTCACCGTGGAAAGCCCTGCGGTGGAAGGGCGTTCCGCCCCTACTCTGTGA